Below is a genomic region from Loxodonta africana isolate mLoxAfr1 chromosome Y, mLoxAfr1.hap2, whole genome shotgun sequence.
AGGCCCCCTCAGCCCTCTCCCCTCTCAGAGACCCCCCTCGGCCCTCCCCCCACAAACCCCCTGAGCCCTTCCCCCCTCTCAGAGACCCCCTCCCTCGTCTCCTGTCCAGAGCCCCCGCTGAGCCTCTGCGCACGCCATGGAGCGGTACCTCTCCAAGCCCGACAACGCGACTCTGCAGATGTTGAGCAGTCCGACCATCGCCGTGGTCCTGCCCGTCGTGTACTCTCTGGTGGTGCTGATCAGCATCCCGGGCAACCTCCTGTCGCTGTGGGTGCTGTGCCGCCACATCGGGCCGCGCTCGCCAtccgtcatcttcatgatcaacctcagcctcaccgACCTGGCGCTGGCCCTGGTGCTTCCCTTTCAAATCTACTATCACTGCAACCGGCACCACTGGGTCTTCGGCGTGCTGCTGTGCAACGTGGTCACCGTGGCCTTCTACGCCAACATGTACTCCAGCATCCTCACCATGACCTGCATCAGCGTGGAGCGCTTCCTGGGCGTCGTGTACCCGCTGTCCGCCGCGCGCTGGCGCCGCCGCCGCTACGCCGTGGCCGCCTGCGCCAGCCTCTGGCTGCTGCTCCTGGCCGCGCTGTCGCCGCTGGCGCGCACCGACCTCACCTACGAGGTGGAGGCGCTGGGCATCATCACCTGCTTCGACGTGCTCAAGTGGACCATGCTGCCCAGCGTGGCCACCTGGGCCGTCTTCCTCTTCACCATCTTCATCGTCCTCTTCCTCATTCCCTTCGTGGTGACCGTGGTCTGCTACACGGCCACCATCCGGAAGCTGCTGCAGACCTCGGGCGGCTACGGGCAGGGCCAGAAGCGGCGCTCTGTGTACCTGGCGGCCGTGGTGCTGCTGGCCTTCGTCACCTGCTTCGCGCCCAACAACTTCGTGCTGCTGGTCCACATGGTCAGCAGGCTCTTCTTCGGCCGCAGCTTCTATCACATCTACAAGCTCACGCTCTGCCTCAGCTGCCTCAACAACTGCCTGGACCCCTTCGTCTACTACTTCGCCTCCAAGGAGTTCCAGCTGCGGATGCGCGCGTACCTGGGCTACCGGGGCCCGCGCGCGGACAGCCTGGACACGCGCCGCGACAGCCTCTTCTCGGCGCGCACGCTGTCGGCGCGCTCTGGCTCCAGCGTGCAGGCCGACTGCCTGGAGGCGGTGGgcagggccttcctccagaggcagGAGAGCGTGTTCTGAGCCCGGACGACAGACGACGTGCCCTCAGAGAGGGCGACGGCACGGCGGGGAACCCGCAACCGAAGCCCCGGAGGTCTGCGGAGCGCCGTGCGGGCGCCGGCGGAGGAGCTGAGTCCGGTCAACAGGGCTTCGAAAACCGCCATTTGGGAAGGGGTCAGAGACCagcaaagaaaagcaaaacatgaGAACGGCGACTGCCTCTGCGGTCTCCTAGGAGACGTGCGTCCCCGAGCTGCCACCCAGCCCTGCCCGCCCTGAGGATTTGCGCTCAGGCTGGCCCAGCTGTCCCTTCCACACTCAGCGCTCCCCGAGGGGTGACTTTCTGCCGGGGGAACGGCCAGGTCGGGAGACGCAGTAGCCCTCTCGGGTCTCCCCGCCCCGCGCCGCGCACTCAAGCCGCACAGGGCCCCCATGTTGGTCTTATCGCGTCACGGGGCAGTCCAGGACCCCCCCCCCGACTCTGGGGCTCCTGgtgccctcccccctcccccgcagcACTGTGTCCCCCGCGGAGAGGCCCACAGTGACCCAGCCCGTCCAGGGCCGCGTGGCTGCCCCGGGGCGGAGGGGAGCGCGATGACTCGTAGGTGCGGCCCCTGAACACTCGGAGCCCCGGACCGAGAAGGCCGAGCCTCGTGGGGGCCCAGCCTCGGCAGCGACCACGGGCCGCGGGAGGTAGATGCGCAGCTGGCTTCATGGATCCCCGCCGCCCGTCCCCAGCTCCGTCCCGCCGAAGGCTGTCAGCGCCCTAGGGGGCTGGGCCACAGGGACCCCACCGTGCCGGGTTGGCCGGGCTGCAGCGATTCAAGCAGTTTCCTCGCCAGAGAGCACCGGCGCCACAAAAGGGACCAATGGGCGCCCCCGCAGCAGCCCCAACACCTGCGCTGCCCGGAAGGAGAGGGACCCGTCCCTGCCGAGTCCAAGACGGGGACCCTGCGGGTTCCCAGCTGCAGGGGTGTGGCGGCAACCCAGCAAAGTTTTGGGTACTTTGTAAATCCGCGTGGGGACATGGTGTAAGATTGTGGGATCCCCTGGGGGAGAGCAAGGCAGAGCCTGCAAGGCGAGTGTGTGGAGGGGACAGGTGGGTGAGGGGTTCCGGGACCTCAGGAAGAGGAGCTCCGGGGTCCAGCTCCCCACCCCTGGGCGTGAAAGGCCGCTGGAGAGTGGGCCAGGGTGCTGCCTGCCCTGTCCACCTGTTCACTGCCATGATCGGTTTGTAAGAAAAGCAGAGAAACATTTGCAGTGGGGTAAATGGCAGCCTCTCCAAACTCACGTCCGCCTGGAGCCTGTGAGTATGACCttttttggaaaaagggtctttgacAATGGAATTAGGTGAAGGAGTTCCATCAAATTGACAATCAACCCATTGCCgaggagtccattccgactcataaggaccctacaggacagagcagaactgccccatagagtttccaatgagcacctggtggattcaaactgccgacctcgtggttagcagccgtagtacttaagcactatgccaccagggtttccaaaactgacaacagcaacatgaaATTTGGGGTGCAGTGAGGTTAAGTGAATGGGGTagggataatttggaaaaggagggttagCATGcctgcacaattcaaagaatgccATCAGTGTCACTGAGTCCTACATGTAGAGATTGGTGAGGTGGTGTGTACTTTTCTGTGTAacttttcaacaacaacaaataaaatacaatgttaaaatgcacggaaaaaaaaaaaaagtgaaggcaTTCCAGATGAAGTCATTCTGGACAATCCAAGTGGCCCTAAACCCAATGACAAATGTCCCTATCAGGGATGGAGAAGCAGAGACACAGGAGAGGAGGCCACGAAAACTCAGCCGCTGAgagctctgtggagcacagttctactccaacacttGTGGGGTGGCCAGGGGTCGGGGTCATCttcagacagaggcagagattggagtgatgtggccacaaacCCAGGAATGCCTgcggccaccagaagctgggagagacaaggaaggatccccCCTAGAGCCTCCGGAgggaacacagccctgcccacaccttgacttcagacttctgacctccagagctgTGAAAGCATAAACATCTATGGTTTTAAACCACTCTGAGTCTGGTGCTTTGTTGCGGCAGCCCCAGGACACTCATAGACATATttaagctccttgaaaaccctgatgGTCAGCAGGCCTAGAGATCTAGGGGGTGATGGGTGGTTGCAGGCTGCCTGCCTCCCCCTGCACTGGCTTTGGGGGTCCTACTTTTTGGGACCCAGTGTCCCCACAGGTCAGGGGAGGCCCTTGGAAGGACAAGACAGGCCTGTGAGGCCGGCATTGGCGACTTGCCGTGAAGGTGCCCTTCAGGACGAGCCACCGGAGACCCCAGACACTCCACAACTCATGGCTGCAGGCTGCGTGGGCCAGCACCCACCTCTGCAAAGCTGCACCTTCACCTCCCTCGGGCGCCATTTTGGAATGACCCTGTGTGGTAGGAAGACCAATTGCCATGGAGTTTTGGAAACAGTGGTAATAGCTGCAccgcaacatggtgaatgtatttCCATTGTATTGTAGGTTTaaacggcaaatgttttgttacagattatttactacaaaaaaaaaggaatgggtTAGAACCATACCTAGTGCCCCAGGCACATTTCAGTGAGGTGCCATCATGCAGACGTGACCGCGTTGTAGAGATAAACGCAAACACAGGAAAGGTTATGAGAACACGCTGCAGTTTGGAATGTTGGCATGGCTTAGAACCAGGTACTTTTCATTCACTTAAGTGTCATAGCAACCCGTGACACGTTAGATGAAGGAGGATGTcatggagtgaattgtgtcccccaataatgtgtgtcaacttggctaggccatgattcccagtgttgtgtgactgtccaccattttgccatctgatgtgattttcctatatgttgtaaaccctacctctatgatgttaataaagtgggattagcggcagttttGGGGatgagactcaatctacaaaactggattgtatcttaagccaatctcttttcatttataaaagagaagcgagcagagagacagggaaacctcatactaccaaaaacaacagccaggagaatagcgcatcctttggacctggggttcctgcgcagagaagctcctagaccaggggacgattgatgacaaggaccttcccccagagccgacagagaaagaaagccttcccctggagctcattccccgaatttggacttgtagcctcccagactgtgagagaataaatttctgtttgttaaagctgtccacttgtggtatttctgttatagcagcactagatgagtaaggcAGAGGACTTGGAAAGTGTCTTTTCTCAATACCTGTCCACCGTACAACGACTACAACGAAAAGCTTTAGTAGACAGGGAAAACAGGGTCCTTCTTCAAAACACCATCAGTGATACCAATCTTAAACCAACAGCAAATCGAATATTAAACAGGGAGAAACAAAAGTGGTGTTCTCTAACCAGCATTCCACAGACCACGAGGTGCTCTGCAAAGTATGGGGCCCCTGGTGAATGAGGAAAAATGCTCAGCACTACCTcgccttagaaaaaaaaaagttgcctttgagtcaatcctaactcatggcagccccacaggtgtcagagtagaactgtgctccacggggttgtTGATACCTGATTTTTCCGGaggagatcaccaggattttcttccaaggcactgccaggtgggctcgaacctccaaccttttgcctAGTAGCTGAGTGATTTTAACTGTCGCACCATTCAGGGACCCCATCTTCCTGCTGGCGTCTGTGAATTTGCCTAGATTGTCAGCTTCAGTGATCTCACTCTGCCTCAATTACCCTCGCTGGACTCTCCTGCAGTCACAGAGGGCGGAATTAATGGGTACATGTGTGTGAacatgtgtgtatgagtgtgtgtgtaaggGAATCAAATCTTTGGGTTCCTGTTGTACGACTTGaagtggtccctgggtggtgcaaacagcttgtTCTAGACTTTTAACCTAAAGGGTTTGAACACACCCATCAGtgacacaaaagaaaggcctggcaatgtgcttccgaAAAATCCGCCACTGAAGACCCCATGGCTAAGAACTATCTCcctgggatcaaactgacaacaactgGAAAGTTTACATAAGGaatttaggggacagtgagtttatgtttatgagggaggaacaactcagaaaaggaggtgagaatggttgcataacttgaagaaagTCGTCaacgtcactaaattgtacatgtacaaaAACCAAACATGTACGACTGTTGAATTATTGTATGTtcgctgtgtatactctcaacaacaaaattaacaaaaattatatattaaaaaaaattgtacggggcacagttctactctgacacacatggggtcgccctgagtcagaatcgacttgaccgcaatgggtttgaaGTTTTTTTGGGGTGGGGTTGCGTGACTTGTCAATGTACACGCCTGCTTCTCTTGTACGTTAAACGCTTTACAGAGAAAGTCTGAAGATTTCATCTCCGGGAGGGAATGTCTTCCTTTGCTGCTGCCGCTCTTCACGGGgaaacctgcaaaagccggaacctgggtaaagagaaggaaaatgcaaatattttccactaacagagagcgatagaaaagtaAAAAGCACCCTGttaaaggcggaaaacttgtgagacccagaaaaacaaggctgtcCCATTGAGTTGCAGCTCTCACACGTTTCACTgcagttttctgttttattttatttattttatgttgttaggtgctgtgactcatagcggccctgtgaacaacagaacggaacactgccctgtcctatgccaccctcacaatcgttgctacgtttgagcccatcgttgcagccactgtgtcaatccatctcgttgagggtctccctcttcttcactgaccctctactttaccacgcatgatgtccttctccagggtccgatccctcctgataacatgtcccaagtatgtgagatgtagtctcgccaacctctcttctaaagagcatcatggctgtacttctttcaagacagatttattcgtttgtctggcagtccatggtatatttaatattctttgccaacaccacaactcacaggcatcaattcttcttcagtcttccttattcattgtccagctttcagaggcatatgaagcaattgaaaacccatggcttgggtcagacccaccttagtcctccagtGCCTCCACCACACACCTGAAACCCTGACCTATATTCTGCCAGTTTTTTAACTCGTTTTCAAACACACACACGGGATATTAAAAAGTAGATTCCACATGCTTGCATTTTTCTGCATTTGTTTAACTCTTCAACTTCCAATTTACTTTCAGTTACTCCAAAGATAACTCACCTGTCTTCTGGGATTTATCCCCGGGTGCTTTGTAAAACTTTTATTTTGAAGTCCGTTTTGGACTCACGCAGGTTGTGGAAAGGGTGGCCAGCACCCCAAATGGCGTGAGCCCTCGAGGTCCTGCACCCACCCTGAAGGCCTCCTCATACTCGGAGGTAGCTGTTGTGGTATTCATCGTCCGGGCTTGGGGTCCTCTCCATGTCTTGCCAACAAGGAGGACACCCCCTCCACGTCCGAACCCCCTCCCCCCGTCCTGCCAGCAGGGACCGCCCAACTCTTCACTCCCCAAATCACCCTTGAGGACCTCCCAAATCCACGCCCCCCCCCACTGTAGCTGCGAGGACCACCCCTATATCCGCACCTCCCACCGCACCCACGAGGAACACCCATATTCGTGCCCCTCTACGCGCCCGCAGGGACCACCCCTATATCTGCCCCCAACCGCGCCCGCGGTGACCCCCTCAAAACTGCTCCCCCCACCGTGGCTGCAGAGACCCCTCCCTCATACCTGTCTCCCCACCAGCCCACAGAGAACACCCCTATAGCCGCCACTCCAACCTCTCTCATGGGGACAACCCCATATTTGCCCCCCCACCTGCCCGCGGGGACCACCCCCATATCCGCCCTCCTCCCACCTGCCCGCGGGGACCACCCCCCATATcccccctcctcccacctgcccGCGGGGACCACCCCCATATCCGCCCTCCTCCCACCTGCCCGCGGGGACCACCCCCCACATcccccctcctcccacctgcccGCGGGGACCACCCCCCATATcccccctcctcccacctgcccGCGGGGACCACCCCCATATCCGCCCTCCTCCCACCTGCCCGCGGGGACCACCCCCCCACATcccccctcctcccacctgcccGCGGGGACCACCCCCCCACATcccccctcctcccacctgcccGCGGGGACCACCCCCATATCCGCCCTCCTCCCACCTGCCCGCGGGGACCACCCCCCACATcccccctcctcccacctgcccGCGGGGACCACCCCCCATATcccccctcctcccacctgcccGCGGGGACCACCCCCATATCCGCCCTCCTCCCACCTGCCCGCGGGGACCACCCCCCCATATCCGCCCTCCTCCCACGTGCCCGCGGGGACCACCCCCCATATcccccctcctcccacctgcccGCGGGGACCACCCCCATATCCGCCCTCCTCCCACCTGCCCGCGGGGACCACCCCCATATCCGCCCTCCTCCCACCTGCCCGCGGGGACCACCCCCCCATATCCGCCCTCCTCCCACGTGCCCGCGGGGACCACCCCCCATATcccccctcctcccacctgcccGCGGGGACCACCCCCATATCCGCCCTCCTCCCACCTGCCCGCGGGGACCACCCCCATATCCGCCCTCCTCCCACCTGCCCGCGGGGACCACCCCCATATCCGCCCCTCAGCCGCGCCCGCAGGGCCCCCGCCCACATCCGGACCGACAGAGACGCCCATCCCCACCCCTGTCCTTCCCCCAGCCCATAACCCCGCCCACTGCATGCCCGGAACTTGTTGAGGCGGAGGGGGCGGGCCTTCCGGCGGAAAGGGCGGAACGGTGGCGGAGCCTTTCCCGGATAGGCGGAGGGGCGGAGCTTATGACGGGGCGGGGCTTGACGGGGCAGGGTACGTCCCTCCCCTGCAGCTAGGCGGAGGCCTGCGGTGGCAGGCAGGGGCGGAGCTCCGATTGGAggcgggcgggggcggggctTATCGGGCGGGACTTGGTCGGGGCGGGGCTTATCGGGACGGGGCCTGTCTGGTGGGTCCGGCCTTGCCCGGCTGGGAGTCCGCGGTCGCGGGCGGTGGGCGCCGCCGGCCGCCATGGTGCTGTGCCCGGTCCTCGGGAAGCTGCTGCGCAAGCGGGTGGTGCTGGCCAGCGCCTCGCCGCGCCGCCGGGAGATCCTCAGCCAAGCGGTGAGCGGGGGGCCGGCCTCGGGGCCTGGGGGGCCGGGGACAGGGCCGGAGTCAGGGGACGGCGTCGGGGTGCAGTCTGCAGGCTGCGATCAAAGACCTGTGTCGTGGGCGGGGAACAGAGAACGGGGACGGGGACCTGGGACAGGGGCTAGGGCCAGGGACCGGGGCTAGGGGCTTGGGGCAGGGGCCAGGGCCAGGGGCTGGGCCAGGGGACTGGGGTCTGCGGCCTGGGTCTGGGGCCCGGGTCAGGGGCCGGGGACAGGGGCCTGGGTCAGGGACTAGGGACAGGGACCGGGGCCAGGGGCTGGGCAAGGGGCCTGGGGTCTGTGGCCTGGGTCAGGGACTGGGGACAGGGACCGGGGCCAGGGGCTGGGCCAGGGGCCTGGGTCAGGGCCTGGGGTCAGGGGCCTGGGTCAGGGGCTGGGGACAGGGCCGGGGTCAGGGGACGGCGTCAGGGCCTGGGGTCAGGGGCCTGGGTCAGGGGCTGGGGACAGGGCCGGGGTCAGGGGACGGCGTCAGGGCTTGGGGTCAGGGGCCTGGGTCAGGGGCTGGGGACAGGGCCGGGGTCAGGGGCTGGGCCAGGGGCCTGGGTCAGGGCCTGGGGTTAGGGGCCTGGGTCAGGGGCTGGGGACAGGGCCGGGGTCAGGGGACGGCGTCAGGGGTGCAGTCTGCAGGCTGCGATCAGAGACCTGTGTCGTGGGCGGGGAACAGAGAACGGGGACGGGGACCTGGGACAGGGGCTAGGGCCAGGGACCGGGGCCAAGGGCTGGTCCAGGGGCCTGGGTCAGGGCCTGGGGTCAGGGGCCTGGGTCAGGGGCTGGGGACAGGGCCGGGGTCAGGGGACGGCGTCAGGGGTGCAGTCTGCAGGCTGCGATCAAAGACCTGTGTCGTGGGCGGGGAACAGAGAACAGGGACAGGGACCTGGGACAGGGGCTAGGGCCAGGGACCGGGGCCAGGGGCTTGGGGCAGGGGCCAGGGCCAGGGGCTGGGCCAGGGGACTGGGGTCTGCGGACTGGGTCTGGGGCCCGGGACAGGGGCCTGGGTCAGGGACTAGGGACAGGGACCGGGGCCATGGGGCTGGGCCAGGGGCCTGGGGTCTGCGGGCTGGGCCAGGGGTCGGGGACAGGGACCGGGGCCAGGGGCTGGGCAAGGGGCCTGGGGTCTGCGGCCTGGGTCAGGGACTGGGGACAGGGACCGGGGCCAGGGGCTGGGCCAGGGGCCTGGGGTCTGCGGCCTGGGTCAGGGGCTGGGGACAGGGACCGGGGCCAGGGGCTTGGATCAGAGGCCGGGGGACAGGCCTGGGGACAGGGGCCGGGGGACATGGCCGGGGTCAGGGGATGGCGTCAGGGGTGCAGTCTGCAGGCTGCGATCAAAGACATGTGTCATGGGCGGGGAACAGAGGCCTGGGTCAGGGGCGTGGGTCAGGGGCCGGGGACAGGGACCGGGGCCAGGGGCCGGGGACAGGCCTGGGGACAGGGGCCGGGGGACAGGGCCAGGGTCAGGGGACGGCGTCAGGGGTGCAGTTTGCAGGCTGCGATCAAAGACGTGTCGTGGGCGGGGAACAGAGGCCTGGGTCAGGGGCCGGGGACAGGGGCTAGGGACAGGGGCCTGGGTCAGGGGCCGGGGACCGGGGCCAGGGGCTTGGGGTCTGCAGGCTGGGTCAGGAGCCTGGATCAGGGGCCGAGGACGGGCCGGGGGACAGGGGCTGGGGACAGGGGCCTGGGTCAGGGACCGGGGCCAGGGCCTGGGGTCTGAGGGCTGGGATCAGGGGCTGGGTCAGGGGTCTGGGCCAGGGCCTGGGGTCTGAGGGCTGGGATCAGGGGCCTGGGCCAGGGACTGGGGTCCGCAGGCTGGGATCAGGGACCTGGATCAAAAGCTGGGGTCTGCGGGCTGTGATCAAAGACCTGTGTCATTGGCAAGGAACAGGAGCCGGGGACAGGGACTGGGCCAGGGCCTGGGGTTTGCGGGCTGGGGTCTGAGGGCTGGGATCAGGGGCTGGGGACAGGGGCTGGGTCAGGGGCCTGGGTCCGGGGCTGGGGACAGGGGCTgggccaggggctggggtctgctGGCTGGGATCAGGGGCCTGGGTCAGGGGCTGGGGTCCGCAGGCTGGGATCAGGGGCCTGGGTCAGGGCCTGGGGTCTGCGGGCTGGGATCTGGGGCCTGGCCAGGGAATGGGGTTGAGTCAGGGGCTGTGGTTTGCAGGCTGGGATCAGGGGCCTGGGCTAGGGGCTGGGTCTGCAGACTGGCGTCAGGGGCCTGGGTCAGGGGCTGGGGTTTGAGGGCTGGGATCAGGGGCCTgggccaggggctggggtctgaggGCTGGGATCAGGGGCCTGGGTCGGGGCTGGGGTCCGCAGGCTGGGATCAGGGGCCGGGTCGGGAGCTGGGGTCTGTGGGCTGCAATCAAAGACCTGTGTCATGGGCAAGGAACAGGGCCTGGGTCAGGGGCTGGGGACAGGGGCTgggccaggggctggggtctgctGGCTGGGATCAGGGGCCTGGGTCAGGGGCTGGGGTCCGCAGGCTGGGATCAGGGGCCTGGGTCAGGGCCTGGGGTCTGCGGGCTGGGATCTAGGGCCTGGCCAGGGAATGGGGTTGAGTCAGGGGCTGTGGTTTGCAGGCTGGGATCAGGGGCCTGGGCTAGGGGCTGGGTCTGCAGACTGGCGTCAGGGGCCTGggtcaggggctggggtctgcagGCTGGGATCAGGGGCCTGGGTCAGGGACTGGGGTTTGAGGGCTGGGATCAGGGGCCTgggccaggggctggggtctgaggGCTGGGATCAGGGGCCTGGGTCGGGGCTGGGGTCCGCAGGCTGGGATCAGGGGCCGGGTCGGGAGCTGGGGTCTGTGGGCTGCAATCAAAGACCTGTGTCATGGGCAAGGAACAGGGGCTGggtcaggggctggggtctgtAGGCTGGAATCAGGGTCCTGGGTCTGCAGAGTTGAAGTCTGTAGGGTCAGGGTCTGTGGGGCCAGCGTCAGAGTCTACAAAGTGTGGAGTTGCAGGCTTGGGCCCTGTGTGGCTCAGGTGTGAGCCCAGAGCCAGGAGTCTGTAGACTGGTTACCCGCTGGTGTCAGGGGCTAGGGTTTGAGGGGCTGGGGCTTGGGGTCAGGGCTGGGATCAGGAGCCTGGGGTCAGGGGCCTGGGGTCTGTGGGGCCAGGTTCAAGGGTCGGGGCCTGTGGGGCTGGGGTCAGGGGCCTGGGGTCAGGGGCTGTGGTCaccagcctaggtctgcgggtggACTAGCAGCAGGTGTCAGGGGCTGGGGTCAAGGACAGGCTAGTAGCAACAGCCAAGATGAGAGTCTGGGATCTGCAGGTCCAGGGCTTGGGGCCATGTGATCTGGGGCAGGGGTCTGCAGGGTCTGCTGGCCTGCAGACCTGGGCCCCTTCTGGAGCTGGGGGTGGAGGGTACAGAGGGAGGGGTCTGCCTGGAAGCCCTGCAGGAGGGAGGGATGTGAGTGGGGTCAGGAGACTGGGCTGGGGGACGTACAGTGGGGAGAGGGCCTCTGTctggaggtggggggagggctgggctggggctggtGTGGAGGGGGAGCCCTGGGGGGCTGAGTGGGGAGGCAGGGGCCCATGGAGATTCCAGGTCAGGGGTTGGGGTCTGCAGGCTGGGATAAGGGTCCTGGGTCTGCAGAGTTGAAATCCGTAGGGTCAGGGTCTGTGGGGCCAGGGTCAGAGTCTATAGAGTGGGGAGTTGCGGGCCCAGGGCGTGTGTGGCTCAGGTGTGAGCCCAGGACAAGGAGTCTGTAGACTGTGGTGtcaggggctggggtttgggggtcagggcttggggtctGTGGGGCCAAGGTCTGTGGGGCTGGGGTCAGGGGCCCGGGGTCTGTGGGCTGTGGTCAGGGGCCCACGTCTGCGGGTGGATTAGCAGCTGGAGTCGGGCTGGGGTCAAGGACAGGCCAGTAGCAACAGCCAAGATGAGGGTCTGGGATCTGCAGGGCCAGAGGTTGGGGCCATGTGATCTGGGGCAGGGGTCTGCAGGGTCTACTAGCCTGCAGACCTGGGCCCCTTCTGGAGCTGGGAGTGGAGAGTACAGAGAGAGGGGTCTGTCTGGAAGCCCTGCGGGAGGGAAGGATGTTAGTGGGGGCAGGGAACTGGGCTGGGGGAGGTACGGTAGGGAGGGGGCCTCTGTCTGGAGGTGGGGCgagggctgggctggggctggtGTGGAGGGGGAGCCCTGGGGGGCTGAGTGGGGAGGCAGGGGCCCATGGAGATGCTGTGGGAGGTCCAGTCTCACCACCCCCGCCCCTGAGTTAATGGTTCACCTTCGTGTCTCCAGTGCATCCAGGGAGTTCCCCCCCCGCCCAGGCTCCCACGGACCCTGTATTCTCTCTTAGCGTGTATTTTGGGACCAAGTGACATGTCCTTTCCCCTCACACAGGGTCATTTTCAACATTCTTGCCACTTTCTGCAAGCGGTGTTTCTTTAGTTGTCTTACTGCCTCAGACAGATGGTCTGTTGCTGACCTTTGGGGCCCTAGAAGACTTTTGGCCTCTTGGACCAGTGACGGCTAACTGCCCTAATCAATACTGTTGATCAATACTCTTAGCCCCCGCCAGGGTTCCTATTTGGAGCATCTTCTCACCCAGTCCTTTCTGGCCCCTGACCAGGTCCTGGCCGTGTCCTCGCCTGTCCCCAGCTCCCAAACAAGAGTTGACGCTTTAGTAAAAGTTGATCCAgttgattagcagatgagcatccTGTAGGGACCATTGCACTGAGCCACAAACCAGGTACCAGAAAGCCACAGGATTTTAcgctctcacagttctggaggccacaaGTCCAAGTTCACACGCTCCCTCTGAGGCTCTGGGGAGGGTCCTTCCTCATCTCTCCCAGCctctggtggccccaggcgttcctgggcttgtggctgcatcgctCCAGTCTCTGCTCAGTCTCCACATGGCGTCTCCCTCTATGCCTCTGTTTCTTCTactcttttataggacaccactcataAAGGCTTGGAGCCTTAGtgtatggttaagagctcaggctagtaaccaaaaggtcggccgttcgaatccaccagccattccttggaaaacctatggggcatttcttctctgtcttatagggtctctatgagtcggaattcacttgatgtcaacaggtttttttttttttttggttcctcattaaggattaggacccaccctacttcagtATGACTTCGTACTTActtaacatctgcaaagaccttatgtccagacaag
It encodes:
- the LOC100656463 gene encoding P2Y purinoceptor 8 — its product is MERYLSKPDNATLQMLSSPTIAVVLPVVYSLVVLISIPGNLLSLWVLCRHIGPRSPSVIFMINLSLTDLALALVLPFQIYYHCNRHHWVFGVLLCNVVTVAFYANMYSSILTMTCISVERFLGVVYPLSAARWRRRRYAVAACASLWLLLLAALSPLARTDLTYEVEALGIITCFDVLKWTMLPSVATWAVFLFTIFIVLFLIPFVVTVVCYTATIRKLLQTSGGYGQGQKRRSVYLAAVVLLAFVTCFAPNNFVLLVHMVSRLFFGRSFYHIYKLTLCLSCLNNCLDPFVYYFASKEFQLRMRAYLGYRGPRADSLDTRRDSLFSARTLSARSGSSVQADCLEAVGRAFLQRQESVF